A single window of Paenibacillus sp. FSL H8-0537 DNA harbors:
- a CDS encoding peptidylprolyl isomerase, with translation MDNQESQRKEEELKNAAEQETNTHEDNQHTTEPTTASPYAAGGAPLGGSNPPPRKSGNTAWIALSAVLAILLVIVAIKPVFGGGSNAAVATVNKVDITKEDLYEEMLKSGGKTTLDNLITQQLITQEAKASNVTITEADIDEEINTLKASFGTDEQFNAALAQYGVTLESLRKDAETQVKIRKLLEPSITITDDQIKEAYEQNKASYGTGEEIKASHILVATQEEADAILKELKDGGDFATLAKEKSTDTGTKDNGGDLGFFGKGVMDPAFEEAAFALEVDQISDVVKSSFGFHIIKKTGFKAATSPTFEEKKEDIRKQLLNQQIQEKSATWIQEIRDKATITNTLEEKKDETETDASANPDAAVSPEASAAQ, from the coding sequence ATGGATAACCAAGAATCGCAGCGTAAAGAAGAAGAATTAAAAAATGCTGCGGAGCAAGAAACCAACACACACGAGGACAATCAACATACGACTGAACCAACGACAGCTTCACCATATGCAGCTGGAGGGGCGCCTTTGGGTGGATCAAATCCCCCGCCTCGTAAAAGCGGCAATACAGCATGGATTGCGCTTTCGGCTGTTTTGGCTATTTTGCTAGTAATCGTCGCTATTAAACCAGTATTCGGCGGTGGCAGCAATGCAGCCGTTGCAACGGTTAACAAAGTGGACATTACGAAAGAGGATCTTTACGAAGAAATGCTGAAATCAGGCGGCAAAACGACGCTCGACAATCTGATTACGCAGCAGCTGATTACGCAAGAAGCGAAAGCTTCCAATGTTACCATTACAGAAGCAGATATCGATGAAGAAATTAATACGCTGAAAGCAAGCTTCGGCACGGACGAGCAATTCAATGCTGCGCTGGCGCAATACGGTGTAACGCTGGAGAGTCTGCGTAAAGATGCTGAGACGCAAGTGAAAATCCGCAAGCTGCTTGAGCCATCCATTACCATTACCGATGATCAAATTAAAGAAGCTTATGAGCAAAACAAAGCTTCCTATGGCACAGGTGAAGAAATTAAAGCTTCGCATATTCTGGTAGCTACGCAAGAAGAAGCAGACGCTATTTTGAAAGAATTGAAAGATGGCGGCGACTTCGCAACGTTGGCGAAAGAAAAATCGACCGATACAGGCACGAAAGACAACGGCGGCGATCTTGGCTTCTTCGGCAAAGGCGTCATGGACCCTGCTTTCGAGGAAGCAGCCTTCGCACTCGAAGTAGATCAAATCAGCGACGTCGTTAAATCGAGCTTCGGTTTCCATATTATTAAGAAAACCGGCTTTAAAGCGGCTACTTCCCCAACTTTTGAAGAGAAGAAGGAAGATATCCGCAAGCAGCTGCTGAATCAGCAAATTCAAGAGAAATCAGCGACTTGGATTCAAGAGATTCGCGACAAAGCAACGATTACCAATACGCTTGAAGAGAAAAAAGATGAAACGGAAACAGACGCAAGCGCTAATCCGGATGCAGCTGTTTCTCCAGAAGCAAGCGCAGCACAATAA
- the mgrA gene encoding L-glyceraldehyde 3-phosphate reductase yields the protein MTYLPANSRYDGMKYNRTGRSGLLLPAVSLGLWHNFGGTDRLENGRAMVRRAFDLGITHFDLANNYGPPAGSAEETFGQLLKQDLAAYRDELIISTKAGYYMWKGPYGEWGSRKYLVASLDQSLKRMGLQYVDIFYHHRPDPNTPLEETMAALDHIVRQGKALYVGLSNYSAEQTAEASLILQRLGTPCLIHQPSYSMFNRWIEDGLQDVLDAEGIGSIVFSPLAGGLLTNRYLNGIPQDSRAAGPSVFLQSDQITEAKLEKIKLLNAHAAERGQTLAQMALAWVLRGGRVTSALIGASRVEQIDDNVAALRTLDFSSDELARIESILKG from the coding sequence ATGACGTATTTGCCTGCAAATTCCCGCTATGATGGGATGAAATACAATCGTACTGGCCGCAGCGGACTGCTGCTTCCAGCGGTATCACTGGGCCTCTGGCACAACTTTGGCGGTACGGATCGTCTAGAAAATGGACGGGCGATGGTTCGCCGCGCTTTCGATTTGGGCATTACCCATTTTGACCTCGCTAACAATTATGGGCCGCCTGCCGGCTCCGCAGAGGAGACGTTTGGCCAACTGCTCAAGCAGGATTTGGCTGCTTACCGCGATGAGCTTATTATTTCCACAAAAGCCGGATATTATATGTGGAAAGGCCCATACGGCGAGTGGGGCTCGCGTAAGTATTTAGTGGCCAGCCTCGATCAAAGCCTTAAACGTATGGGGCTGCAGTACGTAGACATTTTTTATCACCATCGTCCAGATCCGAATACGCCGCTTGAGGAAACGATGGCTGCGCTTGACCATATCGTTCGCCAAGGCAAGGCGCTCTATGTTGGCTTGTCCAACTATAGTGCGGAGCAGACGGCAGAGGCTTCCCTTATTTTGCAGCGTCTTGGCACGCCATGCCTCATTCATCAGCCTTCTTATTCGATGTTCAATCGCTGGATTGAAGATGGCCTGCAGGATGTTCTCGATGCGGAAGGCATCGGCTCTATCGTGTTCTCGCCGTTAGCAGGCGGACTCTTGACGAACCGTTATTTAAACGGCATCCCTCAGGATTCCCGCGCGGCTGGACCAAGCGTATTTCTGCAATCCGATCAAATTACGGAAGCAAAGCTTGAAAAAATCAAGCTGCTTAACGCTCATGCTGCGGAGCGCGGGCAGACGCTTGCGCAGATGGCGCTCGCATGGGTACTGCGCGGGGGTCGTGTAACATCGGCGCTGATCGGCGCAAGCCGTGTGGAGCAAATTGATGATAACGTTGCAGCACTCCGTACGCTTGATTTCTCTAGCGATGAGCTGGCTCGTATTGAATCGATTTTAAAGGGTTAA
- a CDS encoding response regulator, which translates to MSLRVKGLLVIVLITFIPLLFAGIINYMGLRQGMIDSATEKTLSQLNSSANTLSAWLAIRQAEVLVISRTDVVRFGKDEEKLSYFNRELVRAGFAFRSLGFVDKDGMAIRTDGVALNVKQHSFFQTAIKGKVLISDPFKASFSPKEQFVMAVPVYNEDNQITGIVYASIVMDMIIPYLQMDKPDEATFWLYNEEGVVLFCSEEGVLPKTAVMNGALQEIQVNQKLLSEQAGMEILSSNMKQYAVFHSKVEGVAAWHFMLEMPMSDLEIGTLPVLLSTLLTLVGSELVIVLLCYLFFANIVNRLKNILIVTEQAAAGQFNAEHLSEMPGDEVGKLSRSVNGMVVRLRGMFERLEAVINQNQYSFVVLDEHYRISYLNKKAEEMIGYKSEEVSGHATPLLFMDMEEIRIAAEELREKLGREVIPGLDVLKELRNDQFSYEREWTFISKNGKRIPILLSTNDLRDANGKFTGAVGMVLDITDKLQVEKSRNRLLDIVGSAKDLIASVDSQGEMIYINQAGKEMLGINEEEMDLSSLSGHLSSEMFFYLMNGSELAKQYGYWEGNVEILTKNKQLKHVSLVLVSHHNRRTGEDYFSCIARDISEQKIIQEELLQASQDAAEANAAKGRFLALMSHEIRTPLNGIIGLTQLLKRTGLSYSQKDYVDKISTSSESLLRIINDILDFSKVEAEKVEVELLAFHPEELLGRVADQLSVFMGGKEQFEFLIHTAYNLPSTLLGDLLRLEQVLLNLCINAIKFTKKGHVSLRLEVVELRDAEVQLRFVVEDTGIGMSEEQLGRLFQPFSQADGSTTRKYGGTGLGLVISQRLVTLMGGNLVAESKVGRGSKFSFVITFPMLEEAPPYSMELGEEMIGQPVWIVEDSQMMRHHWCERLESFQMAPVPFASWKTARERLRRIGAGAMPKLILLDMEMPDMYGAETWLDFHQEAEAAGVKTAVLTTSFGRDEMLQMPEKDRPLALLTKPVTRLAMLNGLRGMLTERSFIPPWNRAMSEVAVVQLEERNAKILLAEDNKINQIVALEMLKERGYEVGLAENGHEVLDMLEREEWHLILMDIHMPEMDGMEATRFIRANPKYDGLPIIAVTANVLRADHEQYRQLGMDDIITKPISAGFLYSVLSHWLNQTGILPVPTLWEDEPHVQPQYEQAAYSSLPVIPGVDLPEALARVNGKLPILMHMLEQFQADYPSFIDRLIASMTERDLVTAKRLVHTLRGAASHLSAYQLANAATELELIFNQEDIDEEEWSLRLAKLEEELIHLLRCLEKNK; encoded by the coding sequence ATGTCTCTAAGGGTCAAGGGACTGCTGGTTATTGTATTAATTACCTTCATTCCACTGCTGTTTGCCGGCATTATTAACTATATGGGCTTAAGGCAGGGAATGATCGATTCTGCTACAGAGAAAACATTAAGCCAATTAAACAGCAGTGCGAATACTTTGTCAGCTTGGCTTGCAATAAGGCAGGCAGAAGTGCTGGTCATTAGCCGAACCGATGTCGTGCGTTTTGGAAAAGATGAAGAGAAGCTCAGCTATTTCAACCGTGAGCTGGTGCGGGCAGGCTTTGCCTTTCGTTCCCTTGGCTTTGTGGACAAGGACGGCATGGCGATTCGTACGGATGGCGTAGCGCTCAATGTTAAACAGCATTCCTTCTTCCAGACAGCCATTAAAGGGAAGGTGCTGATTAGCGACCCTTTCAAAGCGAGTTTTTCGCCTAAAGAACAATTTGTCATGGCTGTTCCAGTCTACAATGAGGACAATCAAATTACCGGAATCGTATACGCATCCATTGTTATGGATATGATTATTCCTTATTTGCAAATGGACAAGCCGGATGAAGCTACCTTCTGGCTATATAACGAGGAAGGCGTCGTTTTATTCTGCTCGGAAGAAGGCGTATTGCCGAAGACAGCAGTAATGAACGGAGCTTTACAGGAAATACAGGTAAATCAGAAGCTGCTTTCTGAACAGGCCGGCATGGAAATTTTATCATCTAATATGAAACAATACGCCGTATTCCACTCTAAGGTAGAAGGTGTCGCTGCCTGGCATTTCATGCTGGAAATGCCGATGTCGGATTTAGAGATCGGGACGCTGCCGGTTTTGCTTAGCACGCTGCTGACGCTTGTAGGCTCAGAGCTTGTCATCGTGCTGCTGTGCTATTTGTTTTTTGCCAATATCGTCAATCGATTGAAAAATATATTAATCGTCACCGAGCAGGCTGCCGCGGGCCAATTTAATGCAGAGCATCTGTCAGAAATGCCAGGAGACGAGGTAGGAAAGCTGTCGCGATCTGTGAACGGCATGGTCGTGCGTTTAAGAGGAATGTTTGAGCGGCTGGAGGCAGTTATTAATCAAAATCAATATTCCTTTGTTGTCCTCGACGAGCATTACCGTATTTCATATCTCAATAAGAAGGCCGAGGAAATGATCGGCTACAAGTCAGAAGAAGTATCGGGGCATGCGACGCCGCTGCTGTTCATGGACATGGAGGAAATCCGCATAGCGGCAGAGGAGCTTAGGGAAAAATTGGGCCGAGAGGTGATACCGGGGCTGGACGTGCTCAAGGAGCTGCGCAATGACCAGTTTTCCTATGAGCGGGAATGGACCTTTATTTCAAAAAATGGAAAACGCATTCCCATCCTGCTCAGCACGAATGACCTACGGGATGCAAATGGCAAATTTACCGGAGCTGTTGGCATGGTTCTGGATATAACCGATAAGCTGCAAGTGGAGAAATCGCGCAATCGACTGCTTGATATCGTTGGCTCTGCCAAGGATTTAATCGCTTCGGTCGATTCCCAGGGCGAAATGATCTACATTAATCAGGCGGGCAAGGAGATGCTCGGAATCAATGAGGAGGAAATGGATCTTTCTTCACTGAGCGGGCATCTGAGCAGTGAAATGTTCTTTTATCTCATGAATGGCTCAGAGCTGGCCAAGCAGTACGGGTATTGGGAAGGCAATGTCGAAATTTTGACGAAGAACAAGCAATTGAAGCATGTATCGCTTGTGCTCGTTTCCCATCATAATCGCAGAACAGGAGAGGACTACTTCTCCTGCATTGCACGGGACATATCGGAGCAAAAAATCATTCAGGAGGAGCTGCTTCAGGCGTCGCAGGATGCGGCGGAGGCGAATGCGGCCAAGGGCAGATTCCTTGCTCTCATGAGCCATGAAATTCGTACGCCGCTGAACGGCATCATCGGGTTGACCCAACTACTCAAACGCACGGGATTATCCTATTCGCAGAAGGACTATGTGGACAAAATCAGCACGTCATCGGAATCTTTGCTGCGCATCATTAATGACATTCTTGATTTCTCCAAAGTTGAGGCAGAGAAGGTCGAGGTTGAACTGCTCGCCTTCCATCCGGAGGAGCTGCTTGGCCGGGTAGCGGATCAGCTCAGCGTCTTTATGGGCGGCAAGGAGCAGTTCGAATTTTTAATCCATACAGCCTACAATTTGCCTAGCACGCTGCTTGGAGATTTGCTGCGGCTGGAGCAGGTGCTGCTGAATTTATGCATCAATGCGATTAAATTTACGAAGAAAGGCCATGTCAGTCTGCGTCTCGAAGTGGTAGAGCTACGCGATGCGGAAGTGCAGCTGCGTTTTGTCGTTGAGGATACGGGCATCGGCATGAGCGAGGAGCAGCTTGGCAGGCTGTTCCAGCCATTCAGCCAGGCGGACGGATCTACGACGAGGAAATATGGGGGCACAGGCCTTGGTCTTGTCATCTCTCAAAGGCTCGTCACGCTGATGGGCGGCAATCTCGTCGCGGAAAGCAAGGTCGGACGCGGCAGCAAATTCAGCTTCGTTATTACATTCCCTATGCTCGAAGAAGCCCCGCCCTACAGCATGGAGCTAGGCGAGGAAATGATTGGACAGCCAGTGTGGATCGTCGAGGACAGCCAGATGATGCGCCATCATTGGTGCGAAAGGCTGGAATCATTCCAAATGGCCCCGGTTCCCTTCGCTTCTTGGAAGACGGCGCGGGAACGGCTGCGCCGTATCGGTGCCGGAGCGATGCCGAAGCTGATTTTGCTCGATATGGAGATGCCCGATATGTACGGCGCGGAAACCTGGCTCGATTTCCATCAGGAGGCCGAGGCGGCTGGCGTAAAGACAGCCGTGCTGACCACTTCATTCGGTCGGGACGAAATGCTGCAAATGCCAGAAAAGGATCGTCCGCTTGCCCTGCTTACAAAGCCAGTAACCCGTTTAGCTATGCTTAACGGCCTGAGAGGGATGTTAACGGAGCGTTCCTTTATTCCTCCTTGGAATAGGGCGATGAGCGAAGTGGCAGTTGTACAGCTTGAAGAGCGCAATGCTAAAATCTTGCTTGCCGAAGATAATAAAATTAATCAAATCGTCGCTCTGGAAATGTTAAAGGAACGGGGCTACGAGGTCGGTCTTGCCGAAAATGGACATGAGGTGCTGGATATGCTGGAGCGGGAGGAATGGCATCTCATTCTCATGGATATTCATATGCCGGAAATGGATGGCATGGAGGCGACGCGGTTTATTCGGGCCAATCCCAAATATGACGGGCTGCCGATTATTGCGGTTACCGCCAATGTGCTGCGTGCCGATCATGAGCAATACAGGCAGCTTGGCATGGATGATATTATAACGAAGCCAATCAGCGCCGGCTTTCTTTATTCCGTACTCTCGCACTGGTTGAATCAGACGGGCATATTGCCGGTACCAACGTTATGGGAGGATGAGCCCCATGTGCAGCCGCAATATGAACAGGCAGCCTATTCCTCGCTACCGGTCATTCCGGGTGTGGATTTGCCGGAGGCGCTCGCCAGAGTGAATGGCAAGCTTCCGATATTGATGCATATGTTAGAACAATTTCAGGCCGATTATCCTTCATTTATCGACAGATTAATCGCTTCAATGACAGAGAGGGATCTCGTTACCGCCAAGCGTCTCGTGCATACGCTTAGGGGAGCGGCGAGCCATTTATCCGCTTATCAACTGGCGAATGCAGCGACGGAGCTGGAGCTGATCTTCAATCAGGAAGATATAGACGAGGAGGAATGGAGCCTGAGGCTTGCAAAGCTGGAAGAAGAATTGATACATTTGCTCAGATGTTTGGAGAAAAACAAGTGA